One window of the Burkholderia sp. FERM BP-3421 genome contains the following:
- a CDS encoding DUF3772 domain-containing protein, protein MHISKLSRCARYLALLVLLHWLPAGMAAQRPAFATSTASAASAVFTASAPTALVPDIATAPAMTREAIAAELKRLQTAQDQIKQQTSSATSSKQLDALDDATQQLSADVDKLTTVLTPQRAQLQAKLDVLGPPPVAGAAPETPAVAEQRENLSSSKSQLDAALKQAADERSKLLNLTLQFAKLRRSLLKNQLALRSSSILGAQFWAPLYRPLPEDQQRLDAFDAELADLWHTAWQPGQRITTALLLILALAVWLGGRRLLERGLAWFSVNQLPESRLRRSALALSTALATLLATGVAVQVMFVALFFNHELTPALLDLATEFTKLTLTCALITGLGRALLCTEHPTWRLPEMADPVARAMRPFPAILGALLLVSGTLEQINRIADTSLQVTLFGRGIVSLVVVLTIGASLLRANRVRTALAAAGEPPEARSTLAGLIHAAVTLAVVASLLALLIGYITVARFITYELVWFEIVLCSTYLLTQLTRDICESVFSANHSSGKLIKHLFGLTDSHLEQASTVLSGIGTSVLLLLAVLALSTGGFGTTPGDLFDSLLAMLGGDKLRALNIVPDQILNALIGFAIGMYVMRSVRRWLDTKFLPTLGMDPGMRASLVTLFSNLGYVLVVLMTLSMLGVKWNNLAWIVSALSVGIGFGLQEIVKNFVSGLILLTERPVKVGDMVSISGVEGDIRRINVRATEIQLSDRSTVIVPNSQLISQNLRNVTMGNSTQGVATLVLTFPLNTDPEQVRDLLLEAYREHPAILDKPAPSVSFSQLTPDGITLSVTGYVASPRIASSTKSDLLFEILKRLRAAGIQLSNPQMLVVQNVPPPAA, encoded by the coding sequence ATGCATATATCCAAACTGTCCCGTTGCGCGCGCTATCTCGCGCTCCTCGTCCTGTTGCACTGGCTGCCCGCCGGGATGGCGGCGCAGCGGCCCGCCTTCGCGACATCCACGGCATCCGCTGCGTCCGCCGTCTTTACTGCTTCCGCGCCCACCGCGCTCGTGCCCGATATCGCCACCGCGCCCGCGATGACCCGCGAGGCCATCGCGGCCGAACTGAAGCGGCTGCAAACGGCGCAGGACCAGATCAAGCAACAGACGTCGAGCGCGACCAGCAGCAAGCAACTGGACGCGCTCGACGACGCGACCCAGCAGCTGAGCGCCGACGTCGACAAGCTGACCACCGTGCTGACGCCGCAGCGCGCCCAGTTGCAGGCGAAGCTCGACGTGCTCGGGCCGCCGCCCGTGGCGGGCGCCGCGCCGGAAACACCGGCCGTCGCCGAACAGCGCGAGAATCTGAGCAGCAGCAAGTCCCAGCTCGACGCGGCGCTCAAGCAGGCGGCCGATGAACGGAGCAAGCTGCTCAACCTGACGCTGCAGTTCGCGAAACTGCGGCGCAGCCTGCTCAAGAACCAGTTGGCGCTGCGCTCGAGCAGCATCCTGGGCGCGCAGTTCTGGGCGCCGCTGTACCGGCCGCTGCCGGAAGACCAGCAACGCCTCGACGCATTCGACGCGGAACTCGCCGACCTGTGGCACACGGCCTGGCAGCCGGGCCAGCGCATCACGACCGCGCTGCTGCTGATCCTCGCGCTGGCGGTGTGGCTCGGCGGGCGCCGCCTGCTCGAACGCGGGCTCGCGTGGTTCAGCGTGAACCAACTGCCGGAAAGCCGCCTGCGGCGCAGTGCGCTCGCGCTGTCGACCGCGCTGGCGACCCTGCTGGCGACGGGCGTCGCGGTGCAGGTGATGTTCGTCGCGCTGTTCTTCAACCACGAGCTGACCCCGGCCCTGCTCGATCTCGCGACGGAGTTCACCAAGCTCACGCTGACCTGCGCGCTGATCACGGGCCTCGGCCGCGCGCTGCTGTGCACCGAGCATCCGACCTGGCGGCTGCCTGAGATGGCCGATCCGGTGGCGCGCGCGATGCGGCCGTTTCCCGCGATCCTCGGCGCGCTGCTGCTGGTGTCCGGCACGCTCGAGCAGATCAACCGGATCGCCGACACGAGCCTGCAGGTCACGCTGTTCGGGCGCGGCATCGTCTCGCTGGTCGTCGTGCTGACGATCGGCGCATCGCTGCTGCGCGCGAATCGCGTGCGCACCGCGCTCGCGGCCGCGGGCGAGCCGCCCGAGGCGCGCTCGACGCTGGCGGGGCTGATCCATGCCGCCGTCACGCTGGCCGTGGTGGCGTCGCTGCTCGCGCTGCTGATCGGCTACATCACGGTCGCGCGTTTCATCACCTACGAGCTGGTGTGGTTCGAGATCGTGCTGTGCAGCACCTACCTGCTGACGCAGCTCACGCGCGACATCTGCGAAAGCGTGTTTTCCGCGAATCATTCGAGCGGCAAGCTGATCAAGCACCTGTTCGGCCTGACCGACAGCCACCTGGAACAGGCCTCGACCGTGCTGTCGGGGATCGGCACCAGCGTGCTGCTGCTGCTCGCGGTGCTGGCGCTGTCGACGGGCGGCTTCGGCACCACGCCGGGCGACCTGTTCGACAGCCTGCTCGCAATGCTCGGCGGCGACAAGCTGCGCGCGCTCAACATCGTGCCGGACCAGATCCTGAACGCGCTGATCGGCTTCGCGATCGGCATGTACGTGATGCGCTCAGTGCGCCGCTGGCTCGACACGAAGTTCCTGCCCACGCTCGGCATGGACCCCGGGATGCGCGCGTCGCTCGTGACGCTGTTCAGCAACCTCGGCTACGTGCTGGTCGTGTTGATGACGCTGTCGATGCTGGGCGTCAAGTGGAACAACCTCGCCTGGATCGTGAGCGCGCTGTCGGTCGGGATCGGTTTCGGCCTGCAGGAGATCGTGAAGAACTTCGTATCGGGGCTGATCCTGCTGACCGAGCGGCCGGTGAAGGTCGGCGACATGGTGAGCATCAGCGGCGTGGAGGGCGACATCCGCCGCATCAACGTGCGCGCGACCGAAATCCAGCTCAGCGACCGCTCGACCGTGATCGTGCCGAATTCGCAGCTGATCTCGCAGAACCTGCGCAACGTGACGATGGGCAACAGCACGCAGGGCGTGGCGACGCTGGTGCTGACCTTCCCGCTCAACACCGATCCGGAGCAGGTGCGCGACCTGTTGCTGGAGGCGTACCGCGAACACCCGGCGATCCTCGACAAGCCCGCGCCGTCGGTGTCCTTCAGCCAGCTCACGCCGGACGGGATCACGTTGAGCGTGACGGGCTACGTGGCGAGCCCGCGCATCGCATCGTCGACCAAGAGCGACCTGTTGTTCGAGATCCTGAAACGGCTGCGCGCGGCGGGCATCCAGCTGTCGAATCCGCAAATGCTGGTGGTGCAGAACGTGCCGCCGCCCGCGGCCTGA
- a CDS encoding DUF2891 domain-containing protein — protein MTSHLLTPALASRFATLALKHLTREYPNKLTHSLDGPQDVQGPRALHPVFYGSYDWHSCVHGYWLVTRLLARYPGLPEAAQIRSVVDAHFTADKMAGEAAYLDLPHNRGFERPYGWGWLLALAAQLAAMPDDDGRRWSRTLAPLTERFVERFTAFLPKAIYPLRVGTHFNTAFALSLALDFARQTGHDALAALIVDTARRWHLGDAHCQAWEPSGDEFLSPALMEAELMRRVLPPAEFDGWFARFLPELAERRPATLFTPATVTDRSDGKIAHLDGLNLSRAWCQRALARALADGDPRRAVLLDAADTHLSTALAHVAGDYMGEHWLASFALLALEA, from the coding sequence GTGACCTCACACCTGCTCACTCCCGCCCTTGCCTCGCGCTTCGCGACCCTCGCGCTCAAGCACCTGACGCGCGAATATCCGAACAAGCTCACGCACAGCCTCGACGGTCCCCAGGACGTGCAGGGCCCGCGCGCGCTGCATCCGGTGTTCTACGGCAGCTACGACTGGCATTCCTGCGTGCACGGCTACTGGCTCGTCACGCGGCTGCTCGCCCGCTATCCCGGCCTGCCCGAGGCCGCGCAGATCCGCTCGGTCGTCGATGCGCACTTCACCGCCGACAAGATGGCCGGCGAGGCGGCCTACCTGGATCTGCCGCACAACCGCGGCTTCGAACGTCCGTATGGATGGGGCTGGCTGCTCGCGCTGGCCGCGCAGCTCGCGGCGATGCCCGACGACGACGGCCGCCGCTGGTCGCGCACGCTCGCGCCGCTCACCGAGCGCTTTGTCGAGCGCTTCACCGCGTTCCTGCCGAAGGCGATCTATCCGCTGCGGGTCGGCACGCATTTCAACACCGCGTTCGCCCTGTCGCTGGCGCTCGACTTCGCGCGGCAGACCGGCCACGACGCGCTGGCGGCGCTGATCGTCGACACCGCGCGCCGCTGGCACCTCGGCGACGCGCACTGCCAGGCGTGGGAGCCCAGCGGAGACGAATTCCTGTCGCCCGCGCTGATGGAGGCGGAATTGATGCGGCGGGTCCTGCCGCCGGCCGAGTTCGACGGCTGGTTCGCGCGCTTCCTGCCGGAGCTGGCCGAACGCCGCCCGGCCACGCTGTTTACGCCCGCGACGGTCACCGATCGCAGCGACGGCAAGATCGCCCATCTCGACGGGCTGAACCTGAGCCGCGCATGGTGCCAGCGCGCGCTGGCGCGCGCGCTGGCGGACGGCGACCCCCGCCGCGCGGTGCTGCTGGACGCGGCCGACACTCACCTGTCGACCGCGCTCGCGCACGTTGCCGGCGACTACATGGGCGAGCACTGGCTCGCCTCGTTCGCGCTGCTCGCGCTCGAAGCCTGA
- a CDS encoding DUF2306 domain-containing protein, with protein MSPYLLTHLVAAGVCVILGAALALSPMGGARHRLLGRIWWAVMVIVALSSFGIRIQNDGRFSWIHLLSILMLATLARAAWAIYHGDVAGHRAAMTRAMFGLGFAGIAAVAVPGRMLNLLFMGWIGWPS; from the coding sequence ATGTCGCCTTATCTGTTGACCCATCTCGTCGCCGCGGGCGTCTGTGTCATACTCGGCGCGGCTTTGGCGCTGTCCCCCATGGGCGGTGCGCGGCACCGGCTGCTCGGCCGGATCTGGTGGGCGGTGATGGTGATCGTGGCGCTCAGCTCGTTCGGCATCCGGATCCAGAACGACGGCCGCTTCTCATGGATCCACCTGCTGTCGATCCTGATGCTCGCGACGCTCGCGCGCGCCGCCTGGGCGATTTACCACGGCGACGTGGCCGGCCATCGCGCGGCCATGACCCGTGCGATGTTCGGGCTCGGGTTCGCCGGCATCGCCGCCGTCGCGGTGCCGGGCCGCATGTTGAACCTTCTGTTCATGGGGTGGATCGGATGGCCGTCGTAA
- a CDS encoding sensor histidine kinase, with product MAVVNLSAAAAAYAHAAGSRRGFLVSFARGIVVITIGNLLIATSFALIEGSGWHANLVFGEAIGFAIMVLVQVGRLALQRAGLFTLPRYLAWAILSIALGSCAGIAIASVLLGMPLARLITAQELAIVGWIAFLWTALAVWFGLSRARIEVLREQSTQLALQREVAEGAATRARLQALQAQIEPHFLFNTLATLDSLIATDPPRARHLLVQLNRLLRGALQTSRVERETLAEQFALIEALLEVHAVRFGARLAYRVALPAACASLVVPPMLLQPLVENAIRHGIEGQLDGGRIDVNATRDATHLQLSVVDTGAGFGAHPARAGTGIGLANVRARLDALYGREAMLAIDENRPRGVVARIELPLHACMAEGAA from the coding sequence ATGGCCGTCGTAAATCTTTCCGCCGCGGCCGCCGCCTATGCGCATGCCGCCGGATCGCGGCGCGGGTTCCTCGTCTCGTTCGCGCGCGGCATCGTGGTGATCACGATCGGCAATCTGCTGATCGCCACGAGCTTCGCGCTGATCGAGGGCAGCGGCTGGCACGCCAATCTCGTGTTCGGCGAGGCGATCGGCTTCGCGATCATGGTCCTCGTCCAGGTCGGGCGGCTCGCATTGCAGCGTGCCGGACTCTTCACGCTGCCGCGCTATCTGGCCTGGGCGATCCTCAGTATCGCGCTCGGTTCCTGTGCGGGCATCGCCATCGCGAGCGTCCTGCTCGGGATGCCGCTTGCGCGTCTCATCACTGCGCAGGAACTGGCGATCGTCGGCTGGATCGCGTTCCTGTGGACCGCGCTCGCGGTCTGGTTCGGCCTTTCGCGCGCCCGGATCGAGGTGTTGCGCGAGCAGTCGACGCAACTCGCGCTGCAACGCGAAGTCGCGGAAGGCGCGGCGACGCGCGCGCGTCTGCAGGCGCTGCAGGCGCAGATCGAACCGCATTTCCTGTTCAACACGCTCGCCACCCTCGACAGCCTGATCGCGACGGATCCGCCGCGCGCCCGACATCTGCTCGTGCAACTGAACCGGCTGTTGCGCGGGGCATTGCAGACCTCGCGCGTGGAGCGAGAGACGCTCGCCGAGCAGTTCGCGCTGATCGAGGCCTTGTTGGAGGTGCACGCGGTGCGGTTCGGCGCGCGGCTCGCCTACCGCGTCGCGTTGCCCGCCGCGTGCGCGTCGCTCGTCGTGCCGCCGATGCTGTTGCAGCCGCTCGTCGAGAACGCGATCCGGCATGGCATCGAGGGCCAGCTCGACGGCGGCCGCATCGACGTGAATGCGACTCGCGACGCGACGCACCTGCAACTGTCGGTCGTCGACACCGGGGCCGGCTTCGGCGCCCATCCCGCGCGCGCGGGCACCGGCATCGGGCTGGCGAACGTGCGCGCGCGGCTCGACGCGCTGTACGGCCGTGAGGCGATGCTCGCGATCGACGAGAACCGGCCGCGCGGCGTCGTCGCGCGCATTGAATTGCCCTTGCACGCCTGCATGGCGGAGGGGGCGGCATGA
- a CDS encoding LytR/AlgR family response regulator transcription factor, with translation MSGVPQMEAGAPTALIADDEPLLIDALRRELALVWPALRIVATVGDGRGAIERIRALQPDVAFLDISMPGATGLEVARACAPLARPPAIVFVTAYDEHALAAFDAAAVDYLLKPLETARLARTVARLGERLAGRAADPLAQPALERLLARLEPRVSAPPLRFLRAAQGETVRLVPVDDVLYLEAADKYVAVTTRDEALWIRASLRELLAQLDPARFWQVHRGTVVNVDHVESARVNGFGKMTLTLRAHAATVAVSRQYAHLFRQM, from the coding sequence ATGAGCGGCGTTCCGCAGATGGAGGCCGGTGCGCCGACCGCGCTGATCGCGGACGACGAGCCGTTGCTGATCGATGCGCTGCGCCGCGAGCTGGCGCTCGTGTGGCCCGCGCTGCGCATCGTGGCGACCGTCGGCGACGGACGCGGCGCGATCGAGCGGATTCGCGCGCTGCAACCGGACGTCGCGTTCCTCGACATCTCGATGCCGGGGGCGACCGGGCTGGAGGTGGCGCGCGCCTGCGCGCCGCTCGCGCGGCCGCCGGCGATCGTGTTCGTGACCGCCTACGACGAGCATGCGCTGGCCGCGTTCGACGCCGCGGCCGTCGATTACCTGCTGAAGCCGCTCGAGACGGCACGGCTTGCACGCACCGTCGCGCGGCTCGGCGAGCGTCTCGCGGGGCGTGCCGCCGATCCGCTGGCGCAGCCCGCGCTGGAACGCCTGCTTGCGCGGCTCGAACCGCGCGTCAGCGCGCCGCCGCTGCGGTTCCTGCGCGCGGCGCAGGGCGAGACGGTGCGGCTCGTGCCGGTGGACGACGTGTTGTATCTGGAGGCGGCGGACAAGTATGTCGCCGTGACGACGCGCGACGAGGCGCTATGGATTCGCGCGAGCCTGCGTGAACTGCTCGCGCAGCTCGATCCCGCGCGTTTCTGGCAGGTGCATCGCGGCACCGTGGTGAATGTCGATCATGTGGAAAGCGCGCGCGTGAACGGCTTCGGCAAGATGACGCTGACCCTGCGCGCGCATGCCGCGACCGTGGCCGTGAGCCGGCAGTACGCACACCTGTTCAGGCAGATGTGA
- a CDS encoding XRE family transcriptional regulator, whose product MHTMGTRDTKFSVQDLLSRLAADTRSSSEIARLSGVSQPTVSRLRLSNGRRLRKSAPFNKLCSFYGVNVPMSGRRASGYNELLRDAIVEAWDGSEEHGRALLTVIAGLKELSAKPDG is encoded by the coding sequence ATGCATACCATGGGAACCCGAGACACGAAATTTTCGGTGCAGGATCTACTGAGTCGATTGGCGGCGGATACACGCTCATCCAGTGAAATAGCGCGACTTTCCGGAGTAAGCCAGCCGACCGTGTCGCGGCTGAGACTATCGAACGGACGCCGGCTGCGCAAGAGCGCGCCATTCAATAAGCTATGCAGTTTCTATGGCGTCAACGTGCCCATGTCGGGCCGGCGGGCGTCCGGCTATAACGAATTGCTGCGGGATGCGATCGTCGAGGCCTGGGATGGCTCGGAGGAGCACGGACGCGCGCTGCTGACCGTGATAGCGGGGCTGAAGGAGTTGTCGGCGAAGCCCGACGGGTAA
- a CDS encoding type VI secretion system Vgr family protein, which translates to MGTRERIAAIRGRLTQQDRLLKLDTPAGNDVLLPHRVVGRSRIGRDFFFLLDCVSTSGDVRLKTLISQGVTLWIQQTDGSYLPHHGYVHTARRLGADGHLTSYQLGFSSWMHFLRFRRDQRHWQSKAADEIIADVFNQHPQARGMFRFALSNVLPARTYCRQDETDWNFVHRILESEGLYGVWRQAVDGKSHTLVITNRLQTLEPLAPAAVGFHRAGVNSEADALTQWSGTRTLQSVLLSTRTFDYKHPSTPANPKGTSIPTIVNQGALPASIEVYEYTGGYTFREQRRGDQLSTIRVEEWESRAKRFHGVGSLRAMDAGRRFTLTGHPEHDRDAVDQNEFASIEVEWAIENNLPLAGHEANYPHSLSNPFARALADDPGEAFGVNHVDGSTGVYRICVEAQRTTVPYRSPFEHRKPEAKLESAIVVGPKGRECYTDELNRVKVRFIWDRLDEADERASCWVRVAQSDTGEGYGGVHMPRVGEELLIGHIGNDIDRPIALHRVYNGVRKPMWHSNGLLSGYQSQEHGGGGGYNQQVMDDSTGQPRMRVMSSHGMSGLHLGYQIVQDGNSRGAYTGSGFTLRTDYAGAVHAGEGLFLSTHQIDVDGQPLDTTEPREILARADLLIESLSSASLTAGAEHMKPGREVLSQFAKATQHSKAGVVGGGNTAGGGTGNANAFSKPILLGSSQECMGFTTGASSQMVADEHLNFVSGKDTYWAVGRSLVASVAEKISVFVQRAGMKLIAGKGTVDILALTDQMRLFSELGLRLKSRNGCIEIDAKTELMLKCGGSYIRITSEGIEDGTRGTRTIKSAAFSRQGPGSVAEHMNSLETPAFNDKYLLRDRITGDPLKNHPYEIVRGDGTRLTGVTDEFGHTAEQKSNDIETVMIRALRRGVSKG; encoded by the coding sequence ATGGGGACGAGAGAGAGAATCGCGGCCATACGCGGCCGGCTGACGCAGCAGGACCGTCTCCTGAAACTGGATACGCCGGCGGGGAATGACGTTTTGCTACCCCACCGCGTTGTCGGACGGTCACGGATTGGCCGGGATTTCTTCTTCCTGCTCGACTGCGTATCCACCTCGGGAGATGTCCGGCTCAAAACGCTGATCTCCCAGGGCGTCACTCTCTGGATTCAGCAGACCGATGGATCTTACCTGCCGCATCACGGCTATGTGCATACAGCGCGCCGGCTTGGGGCGGATGGGCATCTGACAAGTTACCAGCTCGGTTTTTCCTCGTGGATGCACTTCCTGAGATTCCGTCGCGACCAGCGTCATTGGCAAAGCAAGGCTGCGGACGAAATCATCGCGGACGTCTTCAACCAGCACCCTCAGGCACGAGGAATGTTCCGGTTTGCGCTTTCGAACGTCCTGCCGGCACGCACATATTGCCGGCAGGACGAGACTGACTGGAACTTCGTCCACCGGATTCTCGAGTCCGAAGGACTGTATGGCGTCTGGCGGCAGGCTGTCGACGGCAAATCGCATACGCTGGTCATCACCAACCGTCTGCAGACGCTCGAACCGCTTGCGCCGGCAGCCGTCGGATTCCATCGTGCGGGCGTGAACAGCGAGGCCGATGCACTGACGCAATGGTCGGGCACGCGGACACTGCAATCCGTGCTGCTGTCGACTCGCACCTTCGACTACAAGCATCCTTCGACGCCCGCCAATCCGAAGGGGACATCGATCCCGACGATAGTGAATCAGGGCGCGTTGCCCGCTTCAATCGAGGTCTATGAATACACCGGCGGGTACACGTTTCGGGAACAGAGGCGTGGTGATCAGCTGTCGACGATCCGCGTGGAGGAGTGGGAGTCTCGGGCCAAGCGCTTTCACGGTGTGGGCAGTCTGCGCGCAATGGATGCGGGCCGGCGCTTTACGTTGACCGGTCATCCCGAGCACGATCGGGACGCAGTGGACCAGAACGAATTTGCGAGCATCGAGGTTGAGTGGGCCATTGAGAACAATCTTCCTCTCGCAGGGCACGAAGCGAACTATCCGCACAGCCTGAGTAACCCGTTCGCCCGCGCCCTCGCCGACGATCCCGGTGAGGCATTCGGCGTGAATCACGTGGACGGATCCACCGGCGTCTATCGGATTTGCGTTGAGGCGCAGCGCACGACGGTGCCGTACCGAAGCCCATTCGAACATCGCAAGCCCGAAGCGAAGCTGGAATCAGCAATCGTGGTGGGACCAAAAGGCAGGGAGTGCTACACCGATGAGCTGAACCGGGTGAAGGTGCGGTTCATCTGGGACCGGCTCGACGAAGCCGACGAGCGGGCATCATGCTGGGTGCGCGTGGCGCAGTCCGATACCGGGGAGGGTTATGGCGGTGTCCACATGCCGCGCGTGGGTGAGGAACTGCTCATCGGTCACATCGGAAATGATATAGACCGCCCGATCGCGCTTCATCGCGTCTACAACGGCGTGAGGAAACCGATGTGGCACTCGAACGGCCTGCTGTCCGGCTATCAGTCCCAAGAGCACGGTGGAGGCGGCGGCTACAACCAGCAGGTGATGGATGATTCGACGGGCCAGCCGCGGATGCGGGTCATGAGCAGCCACGGCATGAGCGGCCTGCATCTCGGCTATCAAATCGTCCAGGACGGTAATTCACGTGGCGCGTATACCGGTAGCGGCTTTACCTTGCGTACGGACTACGCCGGCGCGGTCCACGCGGGCGAGGGATTGTTTCTCAGTACCCATCAGATCGACGTCGATGGCCAGCCGCTCGATACCACCGAGCCGCGTGAGATTCTGGCACGCGCAGATCTGCTGATCGAATCGCTTTCTTCGGCAAGTTTGACCGCCGGGGCTGAGCATATGAAGCCTGGCCGTGAGGTGCTCTCGCAGTTCGCGAAGGCCACTCAGCACAGTAAGGCGGGGGTAGTCGGCGGCGGCAACACGGCAGGCGGCGGGACAGGTAATGCGAATGCGTTCTCCAAGCCCATCTTGCTTGGATCGAGTCAGGAGTGCATGGGATTTACCACGGGTGCTTCGTCGCAGATGGTTGCAGACGAGCATCTGAATTTCGTGAGCGGCAAGGATACTTACTGGGCCGTTGGAAGATCGCTGGTTGCGAGTGTCGCAGAGAAAATCAGCGTGTTCGTCCAGCGCGCCGGCATGAAACTGATCGCCGGAAAAGGCACGGTCGATATCTTGGCGCTGACCGATCAGATGCGATTGTTCTCCGAACTCGGCCTGAGGCTCAAGAGCCGTAACGGCTGTATCGAGATCGACGCGAAAACCGAGCTGATGCTCAAATGCGGCGGCTCATATATTCGCATCACCTCCGAAGGTATCGAGGACGGCACGCGCGGGACACGCACGATCAAGTCGGCTGCATTCAGTAGGCAGGGGCCGGGTTCGGTGGCCGAGCACATGAACAGCCTCGAGACGCCGGCGTTCAACGACAAATACCTTTTGCGCGACCGGATCACGGGCGATCCGCTCAAGAATCATCCCTACGAGATAGTGCGTGGGGACGGCACGCGTCTGACGGGAGTCACGGATGAATTCGGCCATACGGCCGAGCAGAAAAGCAACGATATCGAAACCGTGATGATTCGGGCGCTGCGTCGTGGTGTGAGCAAGGGATGA
- a CDS encoding alpha/beta hydrolase, translated as MSDNHSDGPGATDQTFGGDDAGVVRLASRTDVDGHSSARAPLTPADDTRAKESLHDLRPIIPVIFIPGVMGSPLATKDSGDAAWSPPNTDTMGAILGALCSLVAGWFRSASSREALFDPDSVTVTPFGPLIDLGKQDPITGEEARRRGWGSVYRTGYQPVLLWLEQQLNNPMLLGEPQGVWVDSDPDGKKWTLHPVLGTDPTTYGAIGAGQAITMDSAEFNRFSKFRYRVYAIGYNWLQSNDFSGRDVVDGLDILDPQTKKTTRLMGVSEICQENDTGKAIILTHSMGGLVARFAVMNHGLDGLAHGIFHGCQPATGAPLAAKRFKTGGGPEGGFNGFVNGSLLGRDADEFIAVVANASGPLELTPMPDYHNGAPWWIFARPDGQVLMQFPEDGDVYNELYVNSRWYGLLPADKQLDPAGIVKKRLDRDRNHKTVSGNYKENMLAVVTRQSQLKNQYHGKTYVAYGQGGLDFGLPLANPTDVVNDKSTPVIERGDPTKALLTWGNAVWIGDVPSDVTADDLKTARLLHDSGLAGC; from the coding sequence ATGAGCGACAACCATTCCGACGGCCCGGGGGCGACGGACCAAACGTTCGGCGGCGACGATGCCGGAGTTGTCCGCCTTGCGTCGCGGACCGATGTGGACGGCCACTCATCGGCCCGTGCGCCCTTGACGCCAGCCGACGACACCCGCGCGAAGGAGAGCTTGCACGACCTGCGTCCGATCATTCCCGTGATTTTCATACCCGGTGTGATGGGTTCGCCATTGGCCACCAAGGACAGTGGAGACGCGGCATGGTCCCCACCGAATACCGACACGATGGGCGCAATACTTGGCGCGTTGTGTTCGCTCGTCGCCGGATGGTTTCGCAGCGCGTCGTCTCGCGAAGCGCTTTTCGATCCCGATAGCGTGACGGTGACGCCGTTCGGTCCGCTCATCGATCTCGGGAAGCAGGATCCGATTACCGGGGAGGAGGCGCGGCGGCGTGGGTGGGGCTCTGTCTACCGGACGGGTTATCAGCCTGTTCTGCTGTGGCTCGAACAGCAATTGAATAACCCTATGCTGCTTGGTGAGCCGCAGGGCGTGTGGGTGGACTCCGATCCTGACGGCAAAAAATGGACGCTCCACCCCGTACTGGGCACAGATCCGACGACCTACGGTGCCATTGGGGCAGGTCAGGCGATCACGATGGACTCCGCGGAATTCAATCGATTCTCGAAATTTCGTTACCGGGTCTACGCAATCGGATACAACTGGCTGCAGTCGAACGACTTCTCGGGGCGTGATGTTGTAGATGGTCTGGATATTCTCGATCCACAGACAAAGAAAACGACGCGGCTGATGGGTGTCAGCGAGATCTGTCAGGAGAACGATACTGGCAAGGCCATCATCCTGACACACTCGATGGGCGGCTTAGTGGCTCGCTTCGCCGTGATGAATCATGGGCTTGACGGCCTCGCGCATGGGATATTTCATGGGTGTCAACCTGCCACCGGCGCCCCGCTCGCAGCCAAGAGATTCAAGACAGGCGGCGGTCCAGAGGGCGGGTTCAATGGTTTCGTCAATGGCAGTCTGCTGGGACGCGATGCTGACGAATTCATAGCGGTGGTGGCGAACGCATCGGGACCGCTGGAACTGACGCCGATGCCCGATTATCACAATGGTGCCCCGTGGTGGATTTTTGCTCGACCGGACGGGCAGGTGTTAATGCAGTTCCCGGAAGACGGCGATGTATATAACGAGCTGTATGTAAATTCGCGGTGGTATGGTTTGCTGCCGGCAGATAAACAGCTCGATCCCGCTGGAATCGTGAAAAAACGGCTCGATAGAGATCGTAATCACAAAACAGTATCAGGCAACTACAAAGAGAACATGCTGGCTGTCGTAACTCGGCAGAGCCAATTGAAGAACCAGTACCACGGCAAGACGTATGTGGCCTATGGCCAAGGGGGGCTTGACTTTGGGCTGCCGTTGGCAAACCCGACCGATGTGGTCAACGACAAGAGCACGCCAGTCATTGAAAGAGGGGATCCGACCAAGGCGCTGCTGACTTGGGGTAACGCAGTTTGGATCGGTGACGTGCCATCGGACGTCACGGCGGATGACCTTAAGACGGCGAGGTTGCTGCACGACTCGGGCCTAGCAGGCTGTTGA